From the Maniola jurtina chromosome Z, ilManJurt1.1, whole genome shotgun sequence genome, one window contains:
- the LOC123880405 gene encoding zinc finger protein SNAI2-like: MPRCYMVKKSNQRHDGPPPCSPTEASVAPPCYSPAADSAVTDTESQTCENDRIPFTSLFERTAADTEAAHDLLSLANSRPPPPPPPPPPPPPPPPAPEPVAALLPPPEPPLVPVYTYTIQPTNIFIVTEDPSDPVYPGGPNITPVPQFEYMVDPQVYVVDPHLAYQPIPDPQIQFVEPLTIPILVETVPMQLTPQPPPPPPPPAPPEPQQAAPSPQMHCSNSTIEPGEIRRSAQPKDKSAKYDCNECGKCYATSSNLSRHKQTHRSLDSVAAKKCEECGKAYVSMPALAMHVLTHKMGYICSVCGKHFSRPWLLRGHSRSHTGERPYDCPIGGCRKAFGDRSNLRAHLQTHSADKKFECCRCEKTFALKSYLVKHQETACYRPC; this comes from the exons ATGCCGCGCTGTTATATGGTAAAGAAGAGCAATCAGCGACACGATGGCCCGCCTCCGTGCAGTCCGACCGAGGCCAGTGTAGCTCCGCCTTGCTACAGCCCGGCAGCAGATTCGGCAGTCACCGACACAG AATCACAAACGTGCGAAAATGACAGGATTCCATTTACATCACTGTTCGAAAGAACGGCGGCAGACACGGAGGCCGCTCATGATCTTTTGTCGCTTGCGAATAGCCggccaccgccgccgccgccgccgccgccgccgccgccgccgccaccacCCGCGCCCGAACCCGTCGCCGCGCTGCTGCCGCCACCCGAGCCGCCGCTCGTCCCAGTCTACACCTACACCATACAGCCGACTAACATCTTCATCGTCACCGAGGATCCTTCCGATCCGGTCTATCCGGGTGGGCCGAATATCACTCCCGTGCCCCAATTCGAATACATGGTGGACCCGCAAGTGTACGTGGTGGATCCGCACCTCGCGTACCAACCCATCCCTGATCCTCAGATCCAGTTCGTAGAGCCGTTGACGATACCTATTCTCGTAGAGACTGTGCCGATGCAGTTGACGCCGCAACCGCCTCCGCCCCCGCctccgcccgcgccgcccgagCCGCAGCAAGCGGCACCGTCGCCACAGATGCACTGTTCGAATTCGACAATCGAACCGGGAGAGATACGGCGGTCTGCCCAGCCGAAAGATAAATCCGCAAAATACGATTGTAATGAATGTGGCAAATGCTATGCGACTTCATCGAATCTGTCACGCCACAAGCAAACTCACCGTAGCCTCGATTCGGTTGCAGCAAAAAAATGCGAGGAGTGCGGGAAAGCTTACGTGTCGATGCCGGCATTGGCAATGCATGTTCTGACACATAAAATGGGATACATTTGCAGCGTATGCGGCAAACACTTTTCGAGGCCATGGCTTCTGCGCGGGCACTCGCGTTCGCACACAGGCGAAAGACCTTACGACTGCCCGATCGGCGGGTGCCGTAAGGCGTTCGGAGACCGCTCCAATCTTCGTGCACACCTCCAGACTCACTCTGCAGACAAGAAATTCGAGTGTTGCCGCTGTGAGAAGACTTTCGCCCTCAAGAGCTATCTCGTCAAGCATCAGGAGACAGCGTGCTACCGTCCTTGCTGA